One genomic window of Manihot esculenta cultivar AM560-2 unplaced genomic scaffold, M.esculenta_v8 Scaffold64, whole genome shotgun sequence includes the following:
- the LOC122722608 gene encoding uncharacterized protein LOC122722608, whose protein sequence is MSDPSEVIAGGVAPMVEEQGGCKRKGRGKSREPTRAREELGDLETRLAKVELVLIEEEEKFEEVDTRIEELGSGMEEFREEMQGALDSAVDKLASEIGSLRHAHSEENAAIKEENHFLRAEMDKMMGRMKELEEQLALLRSVVVQGGMAATPSTSGGAPMARVEVPKPQAFRGTRNAKEIDNFLWSLEQYFKALGIVEDARKIDHAPLYLADTAMVWWRRREADIEKGTCTLETWDDFKRELKKQFYPVNAAHEARARLRRLTQRGTIRDYVKEFTEVILEIPGYPDSEALFAFMDGLQHWARLEIERRGAQDLATAISIAESLTEYQKGDKGKGVEQVKTKGGGDTHESKEGGVKPWRSKEGFTKGWRRPEGEREKPLPKCFLCDGPHMVRECPKRKVLSSLVEEKEASKQQGENMCMGALQLAAIDVKPKEVASERKGRLFAPVEVKGQSIHALVDTGASYNFMKLDVAKKLGVPFQGDEGWLKVVNSFPTPTYGVARNVQVKIGEWTGTLDFYIVDLDDHSCVLGMDFMDKVKAVLLPYANNMCLADGSTLKAINLARGKSATSTLSSLQVVSPKELPKESLPPRKSDGHDKIKRVRMTADAMGPKSSLLRRIKDATMREGQAKQLVRMAREGVTRKYVVDEGLIKTRRGSIFVPRWGKLREEVMRWCHDFKICGRPSVRKMMAVLGREFYWHHMVMDVKWYVKTCVENHRVDGDSPREVKSEGRSPSAPWVSRPWRLKVRLRGDATRASRE, encoded by the coding sequence ATGTCCGATCCAAGCGAGGTGATTGCTGGGGGAGTTGCTCCAATGGTGGAGGAGCAAGGCGGCTGTAAAAGGAAAGGAAGGGGCAAATCTAGGGAGCCTACACGAGCTAGGGAGGAGCTCGGAGATTTGGAGACCCGTCTTGCGAAGGTGGAGCTAGTCTTGATCGAGGAGGAGGAAAAGTTCGAGGAAGTGGACACCCGCATAGAGGAACTCGGTTCTGGGATGGAAGAGTTCCGAGAGGAGATGCAAGGTGCCCTCGACTCTGCCGTCGATAAACTAGCAAGTGAGATAGGGTCACTTAGGCACGCCCATTCCGAGGAGAATGCTGCCATTAAGGAGGAGAACCATTTCCTACGGGCGGAAATGGATAAGATGATGGGGAGGATGAAGGAGCTCGAGGAGCAATTGGCATTGTTGCGCTCCGTGGTGGTCCAAGGTGGGATGGCAGCCACACCATCCACTTCGGGAGGAGCTCCTATGGCACGAGTGGAAGTGCCAAAGCCACAAGCGTTCAGGGGGACGCGTAATGCCAAGGAGATTGACAATTTCCTATGGAGCTTGGAGCAATACTTCAAGGCCCTAGGAATTGTCGAAGATGCTAGGAAGATTGATCATGCCCCATTGTATCTGGCTGACACCGCCATGGTTTGGTGGCGAAGGAGGGAAGCTGACATCGAGAAGGGCACTTGCACCTTAGAGACGTGGGATGATTTCAAGAGAGAATTAAAGAAGCAATTCTACCCTGTGAATGCTGCTCATGAAGCACGAGCAAGGCTAAGGAGGCTTACTCAACGTGGGACAATTCGAGATTATGTGAAGGAGTTCACCGAGGTAATTCTCGAAATCCCTGGCTATCCTGATAGTGAAGCACTCTTTGCTTTTATGGATGGATTGCAACATTGGGCAAGACTTGAGATTGAAAGACGTGGAGCCCAAGATCTAGCCACTGCCATTTCTATTGCCGAGTCCTTGACTGAATATCAGAAAGGGGACAAAGGCAAGGGAGTAGAGCAAGTAAAGACTAAGGGCGGTGGCGACACCCATGAAAGCAAGGAGGGAGGTGTTAAACCGTGGAGATCCAAGGAAGGATTCACCAAGGGATGGAGGAGGCCAGAAGGTGAAAGGGAGAAGCCTCTACCAAAGTGCTTTTTGTGCGATGGACCGCATATGGTAAGAGAATGTCCAAAGCGCAAGGTGTTGTCTTCCTTAGTGGAGGAGAAGGAAGCAAGTAAGCAGCAAGGGGAGAATATGTGCATGGGTGCCTTACAACTAGCTGCCATCGATGTCAAGCCGAAGGAGGTGGCAAGCGAGCGCAAGGGACGCTTGTTTGCTCCAGtggaggtaaaggggcagtcCATTCATGCTTTGGTGGACACCGGGGCTTCATACAACTTTATGAAGCTCGATGTGGCCAAGAAGCTTGGAGTTCCTTTTCAAGGTGATGAGGGTTGGTTGAAAGTTGTCAACTCTTTTCCAACCCCGACATATGGAGTTGCAAGGAATGTCCAAGTAAAGATAGGTGAGTGGACTGGAACCTTGGACTTCTACATTGTTGATTTGGATGATCACTCTTGTGTGCTAGGAATGGATTTTATGGATAAGGTAAAGGCAGTTCTTCTCCCCTATGCCAATAATATGTGCTTAGCCGATGGGAGTACCTTGAAGGCTATAAACTTGGCAAGAGGGAAGAGTGCCACTAGCACACTCTCTAGTCTACAAGTAGTAAGTCCAAAGGAGTTGCCCAAGGAGTCATTGCCACCAAGGAAGAGCGATGGGCATGATAAGATAAAGAGAGTGAGGATGACTGCCGATGCGATGGGTCCAAAGTCTTCCTTGTTGAGGCGCATCAAGGATGCAACGATGCGTGAAGGGCAAGCCAAGCAATTGGTGAGGATGGCTCGCGAAGGGGTCACAAGGAAGTACGTGGTCGATGAGGGGCTCATTAAAACAAGGCGTGGCAGCATCTTTGTGCCTAGATGGGGCAAGTTGCGGGAGGAGGTCATGAGGTGGTGTCATGACTTCAAGATTTGTGGCCGTCCAAGTGTGAGGAAAATGATGGCAGTGCTTGGACGTGAGTTTTATTGGCATCACATGGTGATGGATGTCAAGTGGTACGTGAAGACTTGTGTGGAGAACCATAGGGTTGATGGTGATTCTCCAAGGGAGGTAAAGTCTGAGGGACGTTCTCCATCTGCACCATGGGTGAGTAGACCGTGGAGGTTGAAGGTGCGACTTCGGGGAGACGCGACGAGGGCGTCGCGAGAATAG